A window of Deltaproteobacteria bacterium contains these coding sequences:
- the yidC gene encoding membrane protein insertase YidC: MEKRLIIAVTLSVLIFLVFGYLQERFAPTPPPEEAKPVASTPAPTPAPPPSQVIEPSPAPEIPPLAPATAEPPRDIMVDTPLYHAVFTEPGARLKSFKLKKYREELPITTIAGFDLWWFNFEIQKYQPASEQHTVPKELIEISDPAQLPLAVSWESSTTPALTAVPYRASQKSLTIDSQGKGSLTFTQVRPDGLILIKTLTFRGDTYQIGLNLTVQNQSRQPSAGNLNLSLTADYAKPEVGRYSFQGFVGFINGSRQEVKSSKLEELKTFTGQIDWASLEDNYFMKAVVPGAGYESILTLQETSSKIMTATLKTAMNAIPPGQQATIPYALYFGPKELSILKSLGLGLEQAVNFGWFNILAMPLLYVLNFFYRYLHNYGVAIILLTALIRILFIYPNHKSYKSMQAMQKLQPKIAKLREKYKDDRETMNKELMGLYKTYKVNPASGCLPMLLQLPVFIALYNILGYAIEMRHAPFIPTLPFTEIVWLADLSVRDPLLITPVVMGVTMFIQQKMSPAPGDPTQAKLMLMMPVIFTVMFLNFSSGLVLYWLANNVLSIIQQHFTNKYLS; this comes from the coding sequence ATGGAAAAACGGCTGATAATTGCTGTTACCCTCAGTGTGTTAATTTTTTTAGTTTTTGGTTATCTGCAGGAGAGATTTGCGCCGACGCCGCCCCCTGAGGAGGCTAAGCCCGTGGCCTCGACTCCCGCTCCGACTCCGGCTCCCCCTCCCAGCCAGGTAATTGAGCCCTCCCCGGCTCCGGAAATTCCTCCGCTGGCACCGGCCACGGCTGAACCGCCCCGGGACATCATGGTGGACACCCCCCTCTACCATGCGGTCTTTACCGAACCAGGGGCCCGGCTGAAGAGTTTTAAATTGAAAAAATACCGGGAAGAACTACCCATTACTACTATTGCGGGCTTTGACCTGTGGTGGTTCAATTTTGAGATTCAAAAATACCAACCGGCAAGCGAACAACATACTGTCCCTAAAGAGTTGATTGAGATCAGCGACCCGGCCCAGTTGCCCCTGGCGGTTAGCTGGGAAAGCAGCACTACCCCGGCGCTGACTGCGGTCCCTTATCGGGCTAGTCAAAAAAGCCTGACTATAGATTCTCAGGGTAAAGGGAGCCTGACTTTTACCCAGGTGCGCCCTGATGGTCTGATATTGATCAAAACCCTGACCTTTAGAGGCGATACTTATCAGATCGGTCTAAACCTGACCGTGCAAAACCAAAGCCGCCAACCCTCGGCCGGCAATCTGAATCTCTCCCTCACCGCTGATTATGCCAAACCAGAGGTTGGCAGGTACAGCTTCCAGGGCTTTGTGGGCTTTATTAATGGAAGCCGGCAAGAAGTCAAAAGCAGCAAGCTTGAAGAACTCAAAACCTTCACTGGCCAGATCGATTGGGCCAGCCTGGAAGATAACTATTTCATGAAGGCCGTGGTGCCGGGCGCTGGATACGAATCGATCCTGACTTTACAGGAAACATCTTCCAAAATCATGACCGCGACTTTAAAAACGGCCATGAATGCCATTCCGCCCGGTCAACAGGCGACCATCCCCTATGCCTTATATTTTGGGCCCAAGGAGTTAAGCATCTTAAAATCCCTGGGGCTGGGACTGGAGCAAGCCGTAAATTTTGGCTGGTTTAATATCCTGGCCATGCCCCTGCTTTATGTGCTTAATTTCTTTTATCGTTACCTGCATAATTATGGAGTGGCGATTATTCTTTTGACCGCCCTGATCCGGATCTTATTCATTTATCCTAACCATAAAAGTTACAAATCTATGCAGGCCATGCAGAAACTGCAACCCAAAATTGCCAAGCTACGGGAAAAATATAAAGATGACCGGGAGACCATGAATAAGGAATTAATGGGCCTGTATAAGACCTATAAGGTCAACCCGGCCAGTGGTTGCTTACCGATGTTGTTACAACTGCCAGTGTTTATCGCCCTTTATAATATCCTGGGATATGCTATTGAAATGCGCCACGCGCCGTTTATCCCCACTCTGCCTTTTACTGAGATCGTCTGGCTGGCAGATTTATCGGTTCGGGACCCCCTGCTCATCACCCCCGTGGTGATGGGGGTGACCATGTTCATCCAGCAAAAGATGTCGCCAGCCCCGGGGGATCCAACCCAGGCCAAATTGATGTTGATGATGCCCGTAATCTTTACCGTGATGTTTTTAAATTTCTCTTCTGGGCTGGTGTTGTACTGGCTGGCTAATAACGTCCTATCCATTATCCAGCAACATTTTACTAACAAATACCTTTCGTAA
- a CDS encoding rod shape-determining protein, whose translation MFLDPIMGWFSNDLAIDLGTANTLVYVKGKGIVLSEPSVVAVRNNARDRNRVLAVGREAKMMLGRTPGNIVAIRPMMDGVIADFEITEAMLRHFIQKVHNRRALVRPRIIISVPSGITPVEKRAVRESAESAGAREVYLIEEPMAAAIGAGLPITEPVCNMVVDIGGGTTEVAVISLAGIVYSKSVRVGGNKMDESILQYVKRKYNLLIGERTAEIVKTTVGNAYPVDERETIEIKGRDLVTGIPKILSINSDEVRQAVQEQIDTIVDTVKTALEQTPPELSADIVDKGIYLTGGGALLKHLDHLLHEETGLPIKITEDPLSTVALGSGMALDNLTILREVMVS comes from the coding sequence ATGTTTTTAGATCCTATCATGGGATGGTTCTCCAATGATCTGGCCATTGATTTAGGCACTGCCAATACCTTAGTTTATGTCAAGGGCAAAGGCATTGTCTTAAGTGAGCCCTCGGTGGTGGCAGTACGAAACAATGCCCGGGATCGCAACCGGGTGCTGGCCGTGGGCCGTGAGGCCAAAATGATGTTGGGACGGACGCCGGGCAATATTGTAGCGATTCGCCCCATGATGGACGGGGTAATTGCTGACTTCGAGATTACCGAGGCCATGTTGCGCCACTTTATTCAAAAAGTGCATAACCGTCGCGCCCTAGTCCGGCCGCGCATCATTATCAGCGTCCCCTCCGGCATAACTCCGGTAGAGAAGCGGGCGGTGCGCGAATCTGCGGAATCAGCCGGGGCCCGCGAGGTTTACCTGATTGAAGAACCCATGGCCGCGGCCATCGGCGCCGGCCTGCCGATTACCGAGCCGGTCTGTAATATGGTCGTCGACATCGGGGGCGGCACCACCGAGGTGGCGGTGATCTCGCTGGCCGGGATCGTCTATTCCAAATCAGTCCGGGTCGGGGGCAACAAGATGGACGAGTCGATCTTGCAGTATGTCAAACGCAAATATAATCTGCTGATCGGAGAACGGACCGCCGAGATTGTCAAAACCACCGTAGGCAATGCCTATCCCGTAGATGAAAGGGAGACCATCGAGATTAAAGGTCGAGACCTAGTGACCGGCATTCCCAAGATTTTGTCGATTAATTCCGACGAAGTGCGTCAGGCTGTTCAAGAACAGATTGATACCATCGTGGACACTGTAAAAACCGCCCTGGAACAGACTCCGCCCGAACTATCCGCGGACATTGTCGATAAAGGCATCTATCTCACCGGTGGCGGGGCCTTATTGAAACACCTGGATCACTTGTTGCACGAAGAGACCGGGCTGCCCATCAAGATAACCGAGGATCCCCTCTCGACCGTAGCCCTGGGTTCGGGTATGGCCCTGGATAATCTGACTATTTTGCGAGAAGTAATGGTGAGTTAA
- the mnmE gene encoding tRNA uridine-5-carboxymethylaminomethyl(34) synthesis GTPase MnmE encodes MSSTHDTIVAISTPLGEAGIGIVRLSGPQAHTIAQKLFRPYQVKTASFNSHHLVLGQIIDPTQGEAVDEVLLSLMRAPHSYTREDVIEINCHSGYGVLSRILQLTLEQGARLAAPGEFTQRAFLSGRIDLTQAEAVLEVIQARTAASLRLAARHLSGSLGGKIRELRDRLTEVLARVEAAIDFSEDTPELSPSAVLAELEQLATQLQTLQASYAQGRLYREGLDVVIVGRPNVGKSSLLNRLVQEERVIVTEIPGTTRDVIEETLSIHGLPVRLSDTAGLRQARDRVEELGIQRTQERLARADLIIYLIDVSQPLDPEDEGQLAALAGRSLLLVLNKCDLVPALTVAELRNRWTFPIYTISALTGQGLAALTEAIFQTAMGNGLNLNGEIVTQARHRQILADCLRFLDQGQTILETGQPLELLALDLQEAVRKLAEILGEEIGEEVLDRIFAQFCLGK; translated from the coding sequence ATAAGCTCCACCCACGACACTATCGTGGCGATTTCCACGCCTCTGGGAGAAGCGGGCATCGGTATTGTCCGGTTGAGTGGCCCTCAGGCCCACACCATTGCCCAAAAGCTGTTTCGGCCGTATCAAGTAAAAACCGCATCTTTTAACTCTCATCATCTGGTTTTAGGGCAGATTATCGATCCCACCCAGGGCGAAGCAGTAGATGAGGTGTTGTTGTCCTTGATGCGTGCTCCACATAGCTATACCCGGGAAGACGTGATCGAAATCAACTGCCATTCCGGCTATGGGGTTTTATCTAGGATTTTGCAGCTCACCCTGGAGCAGGGCGCCCGGCTGGCCGCCCCGGGAGAATTTACCCAACGGGCCTTCCTTTCCGGTCGTATTGATCTCACCCAGGCGGAGGCCGTTCTGGAGGTCATCCAGGCCCGGACCGCAGCCAGCTTGCGGCTGGCCGCGCGCCATCTGAGCGGCAGCCTGGGAGGCAAAATCAGGGAACTGAGGGACCGCTTAACCGAAGTTCTGGCCCGGGTCGAAGCCGCCATCGATTTTTCGGAAGACACCCCGGAGCTGTCTCCCTCCGCGGTGCTGGCCGAGTTGGAGCAGCTGGCGACGCAGTTGCAGACTTTGCAGGCATCCTATGCCCAGGGCAGGCTGTACCGGGAAGGACTGGACGTGGTCATCGTCGGTCGCCCCAATGTTGGCAAATCCAGCCTGTTGAACCGGCTGGTCCAGGAAGAGCGGGTGATTGTCACTGAAATCCCCGGCACCACCCGGGATGTGATCGAGGAGACCCTGTCCATCCACGGGTTGCCGGTCCGGCTCAGTGATACCGCCGGGTTGCGGCAAGCCCGGGATCGGGTCGAGGAACTGGGGATTCAGCGCACCCAGGAGCGACTGGCCCGGGCTGATCTGATCATCTATCTGATTGATGTCAGTCAACCCCTGGATCCAGAAGATGAGGGTCAACTAGCGGCGCTGGCGGGGCGCTCGCTACTCTTGGTATTGAATAAATGCGACCTGGTGCCGGCCCTGACCGTGGCGGAGCTCCGTAATCGCTGGACTTTTCCCATCTACACCATTTCCGCCCTGACCGGCCAGGGCCTGGCCGCATTGACCGAGGCCATTTTTCAGACCGCCATGGGCAACGGTTTGAACCTGAACGGCGAGATCGTTACCCAGGCCCGACATCGACAAATCCTGGCAGATTGTCTGAGATTCCTGGACCAGGGCCAGACTATTTTAGAGACCGGGCAACCCCTGGAATTGCTGGCCCTGGACCTGCAGGAAGCCGTTCGTAAGCTGGCCGAAATCCTGGGGGAAGAGATCGGCGAGGAGGTCCTGGATCGCATCTTTGCCCAGTTCTGCCTGGGGAAATAG
- a CDS encoding Jag N-terminal domain-containing protein — MNFLEFEGKTAQEAIDHACGHFQVPQDKLEIEIISLGSAGIFGLIGGRKVKIRAALKTEEEPSLLPQAQEILDQLLQKMNEHCTINGIQENDQIKLYIECEDPGLLIGKQGQTLEAIQYLVTKILAKQTKKKPKVVIDIESYRERHRQALVDMALKYGDKVKRIGKPLTLSPMNAHDRRIIHLTLQPDKELKTKSRGEGLYKKIIIYPAKKKGEQEAVVEAT, encoded by the coding sequence ATGAACTTTTTGGAATTTGAAGGGAAAACTGCCCAGGAAGCCATCGACCATGCCTGTGGCCATTTTCAGGTCCCCCAAGATAAACTGGAAATTGAGATCATTTCTCTCGGCTCGGCTGGAATCTTTGGCCTGATCGGCGGTAGAAAAGTAAAAATTCGCGCCGCCCTCAAAACAGAGGAAGAACCATCGTTGTTGCCTCAGGCCCAAGAAATTCTGGACCAACTCCTCCAAAAAATGAACGAACATTGCACGATTAACGGCATCCAAGAGAACGACCAGATTAAGCTCTACATTGAATGCGAAGACCCCGGTCTGCTGATCGGCAAACAGGGCCAGACGCTGGAGGCCATTCAGTATCTGGTTACCAAGATATTGGCCAAACAGACTAAAAAGAAACCCAAGGTGGTCATTGATATCGAATCTTACCGGGAGCGCCACCGACAGGCTCTGGTTGATATGGCGCTAAAATACGGGGATAAGGTTAAACGGATCGGCAAACCCTTGACCTTAAGTCCGATGAACGCTCATGACCGCCGCATCATCCATCTTACCCTGCAACCCGATAAAGAGTTAAAGACCAAAAGCCGCGGCGAAGGCCTGTACAAAAAGATCATCATCTATCCAGCCAAGAAGAAGGGGGAGCAGGAAGCAGTAGTCGAGGCGACGTGA
- the mreC gene encoding rod shape-determining protein MreC, whose protein sequence is MQLWRRFRVPIVFTIFFLLIFILITSSLRYPHPLRPMETIVIGLTAPILKGLTILGRSVEKVWTGYFYLVGVQQENQSLKQQLQEMAQNQIRYQEALLAQERLERLLGLKRQMAVPITGARVISYDPSVWFKCAIIDQGEAEGVQWGMPVLAAGGIVGRVIESYPHYAKVMFLLDRNSAIDAMVQRNRMRGILEGKGGNRCYLQYIPKNADIQIGDLILASGLGGIYPPGMALGQVTKTDKKKTGIFQEIEVTPMVDFANLEEVLVVTAVTPRLQR, encoded by the coding sequence GTGCAACTCTGGCGACGCTTCCGAGTTCCTATTGTCTTTACCATTTTTTTCTTATTGATCTTTATCCTCATCACTTCCAGCCTGAGGTATCCCCATCCTTTACGGCCGATGGAGACCATTGTCATCGGTCTGACCGCGCCCATCCTGAAAGGTCTGACTATCTTGGGACGTTCGGTGGAAAAGGTGTGGACCGGTTACTTCTACCTGGTCGGAGTCCAACAAGAAAACCAATCCCTGAAGCAGCAGCTCCAGGAGATGGCCCAGAATCAGATCCGTTATCAGGAGGCCCTGCTGGCCCAGGAACGTCTCGAACGGCTGTTGGGACTGAAGAGGCAGATGGCGGTCCCCATCACCGGGGCCCGGGTCATCAGCTATGATCCCTCAGTCTGGTTCAAATGCGCCATTATCGACCAGGGTGAGGCTGAGGGCGTGCAGTGGGGAATGCCGGTCTTAGCCGCCGGGGGGATTGTCGGCCGGGTAATTGAGAGCTATCCCCATTATGCCAAGGTCATGTTCCTTCTGGACCGCAACAGTGCCATAGACGCCATGGTGCAGCGCAATCGCATGCGGGGGATTCTGGAAGGCAAGGGTGGTAACCGTTGTTATCTGCAGTACATTCCCAAAAATGCCGATATCCAGATCGGCGACCTCATCCTGGCCTCCGGACTGGGAGGCATTTATCCGCCGGGAATGGCCTTAGGCCAAGTAACCAAGACAGATAAAAAAAAGACCGGGATCTTCCAGGAAATCGAGGTCACGCCGATGGTCGACTTCGCCAATCTGGAGGAGGTGCTGGTAGTCACCGCCGTTACTCCCAGACTACAGAGATAA
- the mrdA gene encoding penicillin-binding protein 2, giving the protein MLPELQEKIRHSLFIFAIMALTLFGLLTIRLWYLQLIKGYELRDKSEHNRIRTRDLPPWRGMIFDRQKEILVENRPAFDLMLVPEDVQDLPQLAYRLDALLGLNPQELEEKVVAARKDNALRMIRVRGDLSWEEMALIETYRYELPGVLIQIRPQREYRNDGLACHLIGYLGEITESQLKSPKFSNNKMGDYIGRRGIELALENYLSGYRGSRQVEVDALGRELRLLSSTPSTPGDNVYLTIDARLQQAAETALEGKTGAVVALDPRNGKILALASSPSFDQKVFEKGITVPYWQQIVRDKEHPLENRALRGQYPPGSTFKIIMAVAALEEKVITPQTTFYCCGALPFGNHVFHCWRRGGHGSMNLHKALVQSCDVFFYKTGLRLGIDRIAKWSRRFGLGQPTGLNLDHEKGGLVASTAWKKRRFNQSWHEGETLSVAIGQGYNLVTPLQMARVVAAIANGGIIHVPQLVDRIESPDGEVIFRSRPQVASRLEAAPQTIALVRRGLRGVVHEPGGTGRAARIPMVEVGGKTGTAQVVAKGKERWGRGGRKTQDHAWFVCFAPVENSEIALAVIIEHGGHGGSAAAPVARQVLATYFSKPAASETTLSSATQ; this is encoded by the coding sequence ATGTTGCCCGAGCTTCAGGAAAAGATCCGACATAGCTTGTTTATCTTTGCGATTATGGCCCTGACCCTGTTTGGCCTTTTGACTATCCGCCTTTGGTACCTGCAATTAATCAAGGGCTATGAACTCCGGGATAAATCAGAACACAACCGCATCCGCACCCGGGACCTTCCCCCCTGGCGGGGGATGATTTTTGATCGGCAAAAGGAAATCTTAGTTGAAAATCGCCCTGCCTTTGATCTAATGCTGGTTCCGGAAGATGTTCAGGACCTGCCGCAACTGGCCTACCGCCTGGATGCTCTGTTGGGCTTAAATCCACAGGAGTTAGAGGAGAAAGTCGTCGCGGCCCGGAAAGATAATGCCCTCCGGATGATTCGGGTGCGAGGTGATCTCTCCTGGGAAGAAATGGCCCTGATTGAAACCTACCGCTATGAATTACCTGGGGTTTTGATCCAGATCCGGCCCCAACGGGAATATCGTAACGATGGGTTGGCCTGTCATCTGATCGGCTATTTAGGAGAAATTACCGAAAGCCAATTAAAAAGCCCCAAATTCTCTAACAACAAAATGGGGGACTACATTGGCCGCCGCGGCATTGAGTTGGCCCTGGAAAATTATTTAAGCGGCTACCGGGGGAGCCGGCAGGTTGAGGTGGATGCCTTGGGAAGAGAGCTGCGCCTGCTCAGCTCAACCCCGTCGACCCCAGGCGACAATGTCTACCTGACCATCGATGCCCGGCTGCAGCAGGCGGCCGAAACCGCTTTAGAAGGCAAAACCGGGGCGGTTGTAGCTCTGGATCCGCGGAATGGAAAGATTCTGGCCCTGGCTTCATCTCCTAGCTTTGATCAGAAAGTCTTTGAAAAAGGCATTACTGTCCCATACTGGCAACAAATAGTCAGGGATAAAGAACATCCTCTGGAAAATCGGGCTCTGAGAGGACAATATCCCCCGGGCTCGACCTTTAAGATTATCATGGCAGTGGCTGCCCTGGAGGAAAAAGTCATTACCCCCCAGACCACCTTTTACTGTTGCGGGGCCTTGCCTTTTGGCAACCACGTGTTTCATTGCTGGCGGCGCGGAGGTCACGGAAGTATGAATCTTCATAAGGCCCTGGTCCAGTCCTGTGATGTATTTTTTTATAAAACCGGCCTGAGGTTGGGGATCGATCGGATTGCCAAATGGAGTCGGCGCTTTGGTTTGGGCCAACCCACGGGTCTCAATTTAGACCATGAGAAAGGGGGCCTGGTAGCCTCCACGGCCTGGAAAAAACGTCGGTTCAATCAATCCTGGCATGAAGGCGAAACCCTATCCGTCGCCATCGGCCAGGGCTATAACCTGGTGACACCGCTGCAGATGGCCCGCGTGGTTGCGGCGATTGCCAACGGTGGCATTATCCATGTGCCCCAATTGGTAGACCGCATCGAAAGCCCGGACGGGGAGGTCATCTTTCGATCCCGACCGCAGGTGGCCTCAAGGCTGGAAGCTGCTCCCCAGACCATTGCCCTGGTGCGACGGGGTCTGCGCGGAGTGGTTCACGAACCCGGGGGCACCGGCCGCGCCGCCCGGATACCCATGGTGGAGGTCGGCGGCAAGACCGGGACCGCCCAGGTAGTAGCCAAGGGTAAGGAACGGTGGGGCAGAGGGGGGCGTAAGACGCAAGATCATGCCTGGTTTGTCTGTTTTGCCCCGGTGGAGAACAGCGAAATCGCCCTCGCGGTTATTATTGAGCATGGCGGGCATGGCGGTTCGGCAGCTGCGCCGGTAGCCCGACAAGTGCTGGCGACCTATTTCAGCAAACCGGCCGCCAGTGAGACCACCCTGTCCTCAGCTACCCAGTAG
- the rpmH gene encoding 50S ribosomal protein L34 translates to MKRTYQPSNLKRARTHGFLSRMKTRGGQQVLKRRRAKGRKRLAV, encoded by the coding sequence GTGAAACGGACCTATCAACCCAGCAATTTGAAACGGGCCCGAACCCATGGGTTCTTGAGCCGAATGAAAACCCGGGGAGGCCAGCAAGTCTTAAAAAGACGACGGGCCAAAGGTAGAAAACGACTGGCGGTGTAA
- the yidD gene encoding membrane protein insertion efficiency factor YidD: MANLLIILIRAYQVVISPLFPRACRFVPSCSEYACQALGRYGLFRGLALTLKRIIKCHPYHPGGWDPLP, translated from the coding sequence ATGGCTAACTTGTTGATTATCCTGATCAGGGCCTATCAGGTAGTTATTTCCCCATTATTTCCCCGTGCCTGCCGTTTTGTCCCCAGTTGTTCCGAATATGCTTGCCAGGCCTTGGGGCGATATGGCCTCTTCAGGGGTCTGGCCCTGACCTTAAAAAGAATAATCAAATGCCACCCCTATCATCCGGGCGGATGGGACCCGCTCCCTTAG
- the rnpA gene encoding ribonuclease P protein component, whose protein sequence is MSGTSSLTIFGGREKIARNTTLKGTASFRKADRLVNKADFERSKTFGQRYHTPNFLVSIVPNQVGRPRLGMVVSKRIGRAVKRNRVKRLLREFFRLNKGNLPLKDIVIIAKKGAPDLTLAEVTAELQRLLRPGREARANG, encoded by the coding sequence TTGTCTGGAACATCTTCCCTTACAATTTTCGGCGGGCGGGAAAAAATCGCCCGAAATACTACTTTGAAGGGCACGGCAAGTTTTCGAAAAGCAGATCGTCTGGTCAATAAAGCCGATTTCGAGCGGTCCAAAACTTTCGGGCAACGCTATCATACTCCCAACTTTCTGGTCTCCATAGTTCCCAATCAAGTGGGGCGACCGCGATTGGGCATGGTAGTGAGCAAACGGATAGGCAGGGCAGTTAAACGGAACCGGGTTAAGCGTCTGCTGCGGGAATTTTTTCGATTAAATAAAGGGAATTTGCCCCTTAAGGATATAGTCATTATTGCTAAAAAAGGTGCCCCTGACCTTACCTTGGCAGAGGTAACGGCTGAATTGCAGCGCCTCCTGCGGCCCGGTCGCGAGGCCAGAGCTAATGGCTAA